The nucleotide sequence GCTGGGCGAGCGTTATTTAGGGAGGTAAAGAAGTTTTGGACGTTCATGCCTGCCTTTGCGCTCGACTTTGGTGAGGTAGTGCGGGTACACCGACGCAAAAGTCATTTTGGCCATTCGCTCGTTGTGCTCGGGCGCAATATTCATTTTCCAAAAATGTCTTTTTGTTAGAATTGCGTAAACTCGCTAACACTGATTGCAAATTAAGGTTAGCGGGAGATGATACGCTCACCATTCAACCTTGATCAAATCAGGGTACCAGCTAAACTTTTCATCGAAAGTTATTATTGGCAAGCCTTCGACTAAGGCCGTCGCCAGAATCATGCGGTCGAATGGATCTTTGTGATCTTCAAGTAAAGGAATTTCACTGTACGCCAAAATGTGAGAGTGTTCAATAGCCAGCGTCATTATCCTTTGGATTTGGCTGTTTTCAATCAGAGATATCAATCCTTTTTCAAGGCTGATTTTCCGAACCGCTATTTTGATGGCAATTTCAACGTAGCTGAACTGGCTGACGAAAATTTCGTTATCAGGATTTTTAATCAAGTCTTTGGCACGACTGGAAAGCCTTGAATTATCATCAGCAAACCAGATCAGTGCCTGCGTATCAACCAAATATCTCATGAATCACATGTAGTCATTCAAATCATCCAATGGCTCGTTGAAGTCGTCGGCCATCCAGATTTGCCCCGCTAGCCCGCCGGCCACGCGTTCCTTTGCAGGCAGAATAGCCGGAGATTCCTCTTCAAAAAAGGTAACGAGTACTTTCACCCTTTTGTGGGCAGGTGGGTTTTCGGTAAACTTCACCACGCCGTTGTCATAAATTCCTTCGATCGTTGTGAGCATAATGGTTTTTTTGTAGAAAGACTTTCCAAATATAAGGAAAATGACGGTAGGAAGGCCGGAGAGTACGAACTGCTTTTCGTTCTTCTACGCGGTTCTTAAAATCTTTTCCATCTTTTTGCCTTTCGCCAGTTCGTCCACCAGCTTATCAAGGTACCTTACTTTCCGGGTGAGTGGATTTTCAATTTCTTCGATCCGGTAGCCACAGATGACGCCCGTAATCAACTCCGCCCCCGGATTCAATTCTGCTTCGTTGAAGAATGTTTCAAAAGTCGCTTTCTCATCCATCAACGCTTGCCGTTTTTTATCGTCAAAACCAGTCAACCACGTGATAACCTGATGTAGTTCTTCTTTGGTCCTGCCTTTGCGCTCGACTTTGATAAGGTAGTGCGGGTACACCGAGGCAAAAGTCATTTTTGCCATTCGCTCCTTGTGCTCGGGCGTGATCTTCATGTTTCAGAAGGGTGTTTTTGTTTGAGTTATGTAAATTAATTTTGCTAACACCGATTTGAAATCGGTGTTAGCGGGCTTTGTTAAAACTTCAAATCTTTGATTACACGATTTGCTGCTTTCGTAAAGTGATCATTGCTATGCCAATTCGAAAAAAAAGCAATATTTCGATTATTACGAAGGTATGATGCCCATCCAACGTCTATCGAGAATACCTTTTCATCGATAGCTAAGGGAAACAATACAATTCTATTTTCCCTGCGCTCTCTTTCAAGGGCCTTTTCAACTTCCTGCTCAACCCACTGACTATTGATAGAATTTTCTGATATTATTAGTATTACTTTATCATGTATATTTATAGCTGAATCTATTGAAGAACGAATTTTATCTCCAATTTTCATGTCCTCTGGTGCAAACCAGCAATCAATCTTATTATGATCTAGATAAGTGTGTAATTTTCTAACGAATTGCTCATCCAAGCTTGAATAACTAATAAAGCAAGAATAATAATTGATACTTTTTTGCTGAAATATACTTAGATAATCCTGCATTTCAGCAGAAATGCCACAATTCACTAAAAGACTGCTAGGAATTTTTCCATTTGATTTTTGTAAAGTATCTGTACCCATATGAGATCGATCAAGGTGCTGTACATCATTTAGCCCAATTACTTCGGATAAATCATTGTCTACAAGGATGGTCACGCCCATAATTGAATAACTCATATTTGCTCCTCTAAGCTGTGTTCCGTTCAGATTCGCTATGTAAAAATTAGCATTTTGTAAGTTAGAATTTCTTAAATCTGTTCTTATTAATATAGATCCAGCAAAATCTGCATACGACAACTCACAACCAGACAGATCAGCCTCACGCAAATCTGCCGTATAAAAATTTATACCTCTTAGATTTAGATCCCTTAGATCAGCATCAACCAAATCTGGCCATATATGCATATTATTTTTTCTCCAATTATTCCAATATGATACACCTTTTTTAATCAAATCAACTTGTTCTTTATTTGCCATGACATATTTTTTATTTTATAATGAAACTTATGGATATTATTCGCTAATACCGACTTAAAATCGATGTTAGTCTTGTTCGAAAATCTTGTTTAGCAGGTTATTTATTGAGGGGATGATTTGAAAAGAATTACAATCCATTCAAGTAATTCTTGAAATAACTTTGTTCCTGAAATAAT is from Salmonirosea aquatica and encodes:
- a CDS encoding type II toxin-antitoxin system VapC family toxin; translation: MRYLVDTQALIWFADDNSRLSSRAKDLIKNPDNEIFVSQFSYVEIAIKIAVRKISLEKGLISLIENSQIQRIMTLAIEHSHILAYSEIPLLEDHKDPFDRMILATALVEGLPIITFDEKFSWYPDLIKVEW
- a CDS encoding DUF2281 domain-containing protein; the protein is MLTTIEGIYDNGVVKFTENPPAHKRVKVLVTFFEEESPAILPAKERVAGGLAGQIWMADDFNEPLDDLNDYM
- a CDS encoding DUF2200 domain-containing protein, with translation MKITPEHKERMAKMTFASVYPHYLIKVERKGRTKEELHQVITWLTGFDDKKRQALMDEKATFETFFNEAELNPGAELITGVICGYRIEEIENPLTRKVRYLDKLVDELAKGKKMEKILRTA
- a CDS encoding toll/interleukin-1 receptor domain-containing protein — its product is MANKEQVDLIKKGVSYWNNWRKNNMHIWPDLVDADLRDLNLRGINFYTADLREADLSGCELSYADFAGSILIRTDLRNSNLQNANFYIANLNGTQLRGANMSYSIMGVTILVDNDLSEVIGLNDVQHLDRSHMGTDTLQKSNGKIPSSLLVNCGISAEMQDYLSIFQQKSINYYSCFISYSSLDEQFVRKLHTYLDHNKIDCWFAPEDMKIGDKIRSSIDSAINIHDKVILIISENSINSQWVEQEVEKALERERRENRIVLFPLAIDEKVFSIDVGWASYLRNNRNIAFFSNWHSNDHFTKAANRVIKDLKF